Proteins encoded by one window of Lates calcarifer isolate ASB-BC8 linkage group LG5, TLL_Latcal_v3, whole genome shotgun sequence:
- the slx4 gene encoding structure-specific endonuclease subunit SLX4 isoform X3, translating to MARRLVTLGLKSPAPSLSALEQANERPVEALGVTQEMLGRQLRSQQQQQHHQQLHHHHQQQQLHHLHQHHQQLHHQQQQQLHHQPAAAAPPPPPAAAAPPPPPPPAAAAAAAPPPSGAPPPPTAVAAPPPPPPPSAAPPPPAAAAAPPPPSAAAPPPPSAATPSAAAPPPPTAVAAPPVPAAAAPPTAAPPPAAGPGPRAERGLRAKDKVLLRMQQFKRESPQRMTHKNQSQPTNQENDSGHHPQPQKQAGPPSPLRADPPQPCSSNLQVESDEALALKLQQELDREAAEAETVDLEDGGLFFCQICHRDLSHMTPDGRTQHLNRCLDKSEESAPAAPPPPPPPGVPDCPICGKKFKSQKSRSAHLKRCSSDLGVPPAVLLEALQRQAEETQNALTTNTLAQTGGTKRKAPPKPGLPVRKKPRKKTDPLDEDTMVALALSSSMLEQEREAGRKLQTEIAASHTSMAPELKWRPDAGKGRGKKKKGAVPRPPPLLLVQDAQEALVRLQERVSALLLRTRPPTPPTPTCCPSSLPGCSGAAPLWEKSALLNSSSTCLSDFYTPELREFITPWESTTTNKASSSDGNRLESSLQPVSEGTPVTRTRSSILPSSAQTVASSPAPSTPGTGQLPVGSQTLRDLMEVAEDGMTLTQCGYTTSGPDKDKQSRVSLSTNLHLSGFVLEEAEEQADLCSSGFLPETIHTLSEDTRSRDQPRADMEQGSHRSVALSRLASNLSSMVNNPQLSDLQLQVDSGEVYFAHSFMVYARCPLLAEMVHESGFGVREEGMPAAQRVLMSDVPGQAVFTLLQYLYTAHCSIPASLRPHVLELASRFDMQELQQLCELHQEEADDMNHEENVNDQTGQAFIELLRSMWTEEDEEDEGTDTDGAKDEERGSEENGQTDDVTSGEREICEEQVNEEELEEIYEFAATQRKREEEKNSVEEEEKVDDGEDGEEVLAELTEPKKGLSEKTPKLSSQLEPDPSLDRSCSRLFTDSWGVYEEKDPSSSSSSTSGLPKTHTSQSQRGHSSHKPSCKFSSRTLLHSSPSLVDDLFPSPPHSTSNLPIPGLSPAQLGNWGGGGGDKGTDAAEWEAVKESPSLKRESQGPRSICVAVSPGSPSKKEEPELIVLSDSSEEMEVDLAVLSSRSPSPRSPCTVQNLQSYTRIKPQSVPRSTGPTVENRVFSSLEFSPGDPPAASVQRHPGSGCEQSPVDCSPEVSWLIPSTPVQPGRCSSSTQTKSSMCRTRLFPKGDSSSPSSASSSPGPRLHNRLKTSSSGTRASAHAGPTESSVPRLKPDEAGPNSSSLDLSFSPKGKSNYNSSKSREEFAAPLCQPKFSHLSSSTHCHPLQASLNTDTPLHIQPQPHSSTPLHTELDPRPVLPAASPLHSSLKKQRSNSQGRDRAPSESPEKTELVSFHLSPLSDPSDLPSSSSHRGLQSSQRHSKSSSESGCSVESSSQKRTGIRNEEGEGETECQNKDTCDEGEQEEAEEEGRETEVAESSFRQSFMDEPPIAFNDSWGLDACVEANPGCFSLRLEDSTGSNQQEHSQGQRDAPRSSSSTDCPSPPMNSSPSKTHSAPPIATIQARTSSSFTPTPPNPNNSFLDSKIWDSWVEEDAVEALPLSQRVNPSAQLKTPVSSRSKKRRSLVPITPMPHYSDMDTPELKNKLNRFGVRPLPKRQMILKLKEIHQYTHQLVSSDSEDEALTTGRAAQKPPSTTSAGAGSRLVSCARTVTFKEPRAPAAMKHKGGEGEEELLSASQGSNTSSTAASEESESR from the exons ATGGCAAGAAGACTGGTGACTCTGGGTCTAAAATCACCAGCACCCAGTCTGTCCGCACTGGAGCAAGCCAACGAGCGGCCAGTAGAGGCACTGGGTGTGACTCAGGAGATGCTGGGTCGTCAGCTGcgctctcagcagcagcagcagcaccatcagcagctccaccaccaccaccagcagcagcagctccaccacctccaccagcaccatcagcagctccaccaccagcagcagcagcagctccaccaccagccagcagcagcagctccaccacctccaccagcagcagcagcaccaccacctccaccaccaccagcagcagcagcagcagcagcaccaccaccatcagGAGCACCACCGCCACCAACAGCAGTAGcagctccaccacctccaccgccaccatcagcagctccaccaccaccagcagcagcagcagcaccaccgccaccatcagcagcagcaccaccgccaccatcagcagcaacaccatcagcagcagcaccaccgcCACCAACAGCAGTAGCAGCTCCACCagtaccagcagcagcagcaccaccaacagcagcaccaccaccagcagcaggaccAGGACCCAGAGCTGAGAGAGGTCTGAGAGCGAAAGACAAAGTACTCCTCAGAATGCAACAGTTCAAGAGAGAGAGTCCTCAGAGGATGACGCACAAGAACCAGAGCCAGCCGACAAACCAAGAGAACGACAGTGGTCACCATccacaaccacaaaaacaag CTGGGCCACCCTCCCCTCTGCGTGCAGATCCTCCACAACCTTGCAGCTCTAATCTCCAGGTGGAGAGCGACGAGGCGCTGGCCctaaagctgcagcaggagctgGATAGGGAGGCAGCAGAGGCGGAGACGGTGGACCTTGAGGATGGAGGCCTCTTCTTCTGTCAGATCTGCCACAGAGACCTGTCACACATGACTCCTGATGGGCGAACACAGCATCTTAACAG GTGTTTAGATAAGAGTGAAGAGAGCGCCCCagccgctcctcctcctcctcctcctcctggtgtCCCTGACTGTCCCATCTGTGGCAAGAAGTTCAAGTCCCAGAAGAGTCGCTCAGCCCACCTGAAACGCTGCTCCTCAGACCTGGGTGTGCCTCCAGCTGTGTTGCTGGAGGCTCTGCAGAGACAGGCTGAGGAGACCCAGAATGCCCTCACTACTAACACACT TGCACAAACTGGAGGCACCAAAAGGAAAGCCCCCCCCAAGCCAGGCCTTCCAGTGAGGAAGAAGCCCAGGAAGAAGACTGATCCCCTGGATGAAGACACCATGGTGGCTCtggctctgtcctcctccatgCTGGAacaggagagggaggcagggagaaaGTTACAAACTGAGATTGCTGCTTCTCACACCTCCATGGCTCCAGAGCTGAAGTGGAGACCAGATGCAG GTAAAGGGCgtgggaagaagaaaaagggcGCCGTCCCTCGTCCTCCTCCGCTCCTCCTCGTTCAGGATGCTCAGGAGGCCCTGGTGAGGCTGCAGGAACGTGTGTCTGCTCTCCTCCTACGCACCCGGCCCCCCACTCCCCCCACCCCGACCTGCTGCCCCAGCAGTCTGCCTGGCTGCAGCGGTGCTGCCCCCCTCTGGGAGAAAAGCGCACTGCTGAACAGCagctccacctgtctgtctgatttcTACACTCCAGAGCTCAGAGAGTTCATCACGCCTTGGGAATCGACAACG ACTAACAAAGCCTCCTCCAGTGATGGCAACAGGCTGGAGTCTTCTCTCCAACCTGTGAGTGAAGGAACTCCTGTTACAAGGACCAGGTCCTCCATCCTGCCATCTTCTGCCCAGACTGTAGCCTCCTCCCCGGCTCCCTCCACCCCAGGGACAGGGCAGCTCCCAGTGGGCAGCCAGACCCTGCGGGACCTGATGGAGGTGGCTGAAGATGGCATGACCCTCACACAGTGCGGATATACTACCTCAGGCCCCGATAAag ACAAGCAGAGCCGTGTCAGTCTGTCCACAAACCTTCATCTCAGTGGCTTTGtgctggaggaggcagaggagcaaGCTGATCTGTGTTCGAGCGGCTTCCTACCAGaaaccatacacacactctcagaggACACACGCAGCCGAGATCAGCCAAGAGCAGATATGGAGCAAGGCAGCCACCGATCA gTGGCACTATCCAGACTGGCCTCAAACCTCAGCAGCATGGTGAACAATCCTCAGCTCAGTGATTTGCAGCTCCAGGTGGACAGTGGAGAGGTCTACTTTGCCCATTCCTTCATGGTGTATGCTCgctgccccctgctggcagAAATG GTACATGAAAGTGGTTTTGGGGTGCGGGAGGAAGGCATGCCTGCAGCCCAGAGGGTGTTGATGAGTGACGTCCCGGGACAGGCAGTGTTCACTCTGCTGCAGTACCTCTACACAGCCCACTGCTCCATCCCAGCGTCATTGCGACCTCATGTACTGGAGCTGGCATCCAG GTTTGACATGCAGGAGCTACAGCAGCTTTGTGAGCTCCACCAAGAGGAGGCAGACGACATGAACCATGAGGAGAATGTCAACGACCAAACAGGCCAGGCCTTCATAGAGCTCCTCCGCTCTATGTGGACTGAAGAGGACGAGGAAGACGAGGGGACGGATACAGATGGAGCaaaggatgaagagagaggTTCGGAAGAGAACGGTCAAACTGATGATGTAACATCTGGTGAGAGGGAGATTTGTGAGGAACAAGTGAATgaggaagagctggaggagatcTATGAGTTTGCTGCCacgcagagaaagagagaggaggagaaaaacagcgtggaggaggaggaaaaggtggatgatggagaagatggagaagaagtTCTCGCAGAGCTGACAGAACCTAAAAAAGGCCTCAGTGAGAAAACCCCAAAGCTGAGCTCTCAACTTGAGCCAGACCCCAGCCTGGATCGCAGCTGCAGTCGCCTCTTCACAGATTCTTGGGGAGTCTACGAGGAAAAAgacccctcttcctcctcatcctcaacCTCCGGCCTGCCAAAGACACATACCTCTCAATCTCAGAGAGGCCATTCCTCTCATAAACCTTCATGCAAATTCTCCAGCAGAACTTTGCTTCATTCTTCACCAAGCTTAGTTGATGACCTTTTCCCCAGCCCTCCACACAGTACATCCAACCTGCCTATCCCAGGCCTGTCCCCTGCACAATTGGGCAattggggtggtggtggtggagacaAGGGAACAGATGCTGCTGAATGGGAAGCGGTTAAAGAATCTCCATCTTTGAAGCGAGAAAGCCAAGGTCCTCGTAGTATTTGCGTTGCCGTTTCTCCTGGTTCACCCTCAAAAAAGGAGGAACCTGAGCTCATAGTTTTGTCTGACTCGAGCGAAGAGATGGAGGTAGATCTTGCTGTTCTTAGCTCCCGCAGTCCTTCGCCACGTTCTCCTTGCACCGTCCAGAACCTGCAGAGCTACACCCGGATCAAACCTCAGTCAGTCCCGAGATCTACTGGACCCACCGTGGAGAATAGAGTGTTCAGTAGTTTAGAGTTCAGTCCCGGTGATCCACCTGCAGCCTCGGTTCAACGTCATCCAGGTTCCGGTTGTGAGCAGAGTCCGGTAGACTGCTCTCCAGAGGTTTCCTGGCTGATCCCATCTACACCAGTGCAGCCCGGAagatgcagcagctccacacagACTAAAAGCAGCATGTGCAGGACGCGGCTGTTCCCTAAAGGTGATAGCTCCTCACCCtcttctgcttcctcttctcctgGTCCACGACTTCACAACAGACTTAAGACCTCAAGCAGTGGAACCAGAGCTTCTGCCCACGCTGGCCCAACAGAGAGCAGTGTTCCTAGGTTGAAACCAGATGAGGCTGGTCCTAATAGCTCCAGCTTGGATCTTAGCTTTTCCCCCAAAGGAAAGAGTAATTATAATTCAAGTAAGAGTAGAGAAGAGTTTGCAGCTCCCCTGTGCCAACCAAAGTTCTCACACCTCTCAAGCTCGACTCACTGTCATCCCCTCCAAGCTTCCTTAAATACGGATACACCCCTCCACATCCAGCCACAGCCTCACAGCAGCACACCTCTGCATACAGAGCTCGACCCACGACCTGTCCTTCCTGCTGCCTCCCCGCTCCACAGTAGTCTCAAAAAGCAGAGGTCGAACAGCCAGGGAAGGGACAGGGCGCCATCGGAAAGCCCAGAGAAGACAGAGCTAGTGAGCTTCCATCTCTCCCCCTTGTCCGACCCTTCAGATCTaccttcctcttcatctcacaGAGGTCTTCAAAgttcacagagacacagcaagTCCTCCAGTGAAAGTGGATGCTCTGTTGAGTCCAGCAGTCAGAAGAGGACAGGAATAAGAAatgaggaaggagaaggagaaacagagtGCCAAAATAAAGACACGTGCGATGAAGGAGAgcaagaagaagcagaagaagaaggcaGGGAGACAGAGGTTGCAGAGTCCAGTTTCCGACAGAGCTTCATGGATGAGCCTCCCATTGCTTTTAACGACTCCTGGGGCCTAGATGCCTGCGTGGAGGCCAACCCAGGCTGCTTCAGTCTGAGGCTGGAGGACAGCACAGGATCCAACCAGCAGGAGCACAGCCAAGGACAAAGAGACGCGCCCAGGTCATCATCCTCTACAGACTGTCCATCTCCACCGATGAACTCCTCTCCATCCAAAACCCATAGTGCACCACCAATTGCCACCATACAAGCTCGTACAAGCTCGTCCTTCACCCCGACACCACCAAACCCTAACAACAGCTTCCTGGACTCCAAAATATGGGACAGCTGGGTGGAGGAGGATGCGGTGGAGGCTCTTCCACTCTCACAGAGGGTCAACCCTTCTGCTCAGCTCAAAACCCCAG TGTCATCACGCAGTAAAAAACGTCGCTCCTTGGTGCCTATCACTCCCATGCCTCACTACTCTGACATGGACACACCAGAGCTCAAGAACAAACTCAACAG GTTTGGTGTTCGGCCTTTACCGAAGCGCCAGATGATCCTCAAACTGAAGGAGATCCACCAGTACACCCACCAGCTGGTCAGCTCAGACTCTGAGGATGAGGCACTCACTACAGGGCGCGCTGCTCAGAAGCCCCCTTCCACCACTTCAGCAGGCGCTGGCAGCAGGCTGGTCTCCTGCGCCCGGACAGTGACGTTCAAAGAGCCCAGAGCGCCCGCCGCCATGAAAcacaaaggaggagagggggaggaagagctGCTTTCTGCCTCACAGGGCTCTAACACCTCTTCAACTGCTGCCAGTGAAGAATCTGAAAG CAGGTAa
- the slx4 gene encoding structure-specific endonuclease subunit SLX4 isoform X2, whose amino-acid sequence MARRLVTLGLKSPAPSLSALEQANERPVEALGVTQEMLGRQLRSQQQQQHHQQLHHHHQQQQLHHLHQHHQQLHHQQQQQLHHQPAAAAPPPPPAAAAPPPPPPPAAAAAAAPPPSGAPPPPTAVAAPPPPPPPSAAPPPPAAAAAPPPPSAAAPPPPSAATPSAAAPPPPTAVAAPPVPAAAAPPTAAPPPAAGPGPRAERGLRAKDKVLLRMQQFKRESPQRMTHKNQSQPTNQENDSGHHPQPQKQAGPPSPLRADPPQPCSSNLQVESDEALALKLQQELDREAAEAETVDLEDGGLFFCQICHRDLSHMTPDGRTQHLNRCLDKSEESAPAAPPPPPPPGVPDCPICGKKFKSQKSRSAHLKRCSSDLGVPPAVLLEALQRQAEETQNALTTNTLAQTGGTKRKAPPKPGLPVRKKPRKKTDPLDEDTMVALALSSSMLEQEREAGRKLQTEIAASHTSMAPELKWRPDAGKGRGKKKKGAVPRPPPLLLVQDAQEALVRLQERVSALLLRTRPPTPPTPTCCPSSLPGCSGAAPLWEKSALLNSSSTCLSDFYTPELREFITPWESTTTNKASSSDGNRLESSLQPVSEGTPVTRTRSSILPSSAQTVASSPAPSTPGTGQLPVGSQTLRDLMEVAEDGMTLTQCGYTTSGPDKDKQSRVSLSTNLHLSGFVLEEAEEQADLCSSGFLPETIHTLSEDTRSRDQPRADMEQGSHRSVALSRLASNLSSMVNNPQLSDLQLQVDSGEVYFAHSFMVYARCPLLAEMVHESGFGVREEGMPAAQRVLMSDVPGQAVFTLLQYLYTAHCSIPASLRPHVLELASRFDMQELQQLCELHQEEADDMNHEENVNDQTGQAFIELLRSMWTEEDEEDEGTDTDGAKDEERGSEENGQTDDVTSGEREICEEQVNEEELEEIYEFAATQRKREEEKNSVEEEEKVDDGEDGEEVLAELTEPKKGLSEKTPKLSSQLEPDPSLDRSCSRLFTDSWGVYEEKDPSSSSSSTSGLPKTHTSQSQRGHSSHKPSCKFSSRTLLHSSPSLVDDLFPSPPHSTSNLPIPGLSPAQLGNWGGGGGDKGTDAAEWEAVKESPSLKRESQGPRSICVAVSPGSPSKKEEPELIVLSDSSEEMEVDLAVLSSRSPSPRSPCTVQNLQSYTRIKPQSVPRSTGPTVENRVFSSLEFSPGDPPAASVQRHPGSGCEQSPVDCSPEVSWLIPSTPVQPGRCSSSTQTKSSMCRTRLFPKGDSSSPSSASSSPGPRLHNRLKTSSSGTRASAHAGPTESSVPRLKPDEAGPNSSSLDLSFSPKGKSNYNSSKSREEFAAPLCQPKFSHLSSSTHCHPLQASLNTDTPLHIQPQPHSSTPLHTELDPRPVLPAASPLHSSLKKQRSNSQGRDRAPSESPEKTELVSFHLSPLSDPSDLPSSSSHRGLQSSQRHSKSSSESGCSVESSSQKRTGIRNEEGEGETECQNKDTCDEGEQEEAEEEGRETEVAESSFRQSFMDEPPIAFNDSWGLDACVEANPGCFSLRLEDSTGSNQQEHSQGQRDAPRSSSSTDCPSPPMNSSPSKTHSAPPIATIQARTSSSFTPTPPNPNNSFLDSKIWDSWVEEDAVEALPLSQRVNPSAQLKTPVSSRSKKRRSLVPITPMPHYSDMDTPELKNKLNRFGVRPLPKRQMILKLKEIHQYTHQLVSSDSEDEALTTGRAAQKPPSTTSAGAGSRLVSCARTVTFKEPRAPAAMKHKGGEGEEELLSASQGSNTSSTAASEESERKHPGVTN is encoded by the exons ATGGCAAGAAGACTGGTGACTCTGGGTCTAAAATCACCAGCACCCAGTCTGTCCGCACTGGAGCAAGCCAACGAGCGGCCAGTAGAGGCACTGGGTGTGACTCAGGAGATGCTGGGTCGTCAGCTGcgctctcagcagcagcagcagcaccatcagcagctccaccaccaccaccagcagcagcagctccaccacctccaccagcaccatcagcagctccaccaccagcagcagcagcagctccaccaccagccagcagcagcagctccaccacctccaccagcagcagcagcaccaccacctccaccaccaccagcagcagcagcagcagcagcaccaccaccatcagGAGCACCACCGCCACCAACAGCAGTAGcagctccaccacctccaccgccaccatcagcagctccaccaccaccagcagcagcagcagcaccaccgccaccatcagcagcagcaccaccgccaccatcagcagcaacaccatcagcagcagcaccaccgcCACCAACAGCAGTAGCAGCTCCACCagtaccagcagcagcagcaccaccaacagcagcaccaccaccagcagcaggaccAGGACCCAGAGCTGAGAGAGGTCTGAGAGCGAAAGACAAAGTACTCCTCAGAATGCAACAGTTCAAGAGAGAGAGTCCTCAGAGGATGACGCACAAGAACCAGAGCCAGCCGACAAACCAAGAGAACGACAGTGGTCACCATccacaaccacaaaaacaag CTGGGCCACCCTCCCCTCTGCGTGCAGATCCTCCACAACCTTGCAGCTCTAATCTCCAGGTGGAGAGCGACGAGGCGCTGGCCctaaagctgcagcaggagctgGATAGGGAGGCAGCAGAGGCGGAGACGGTGGACCTTGAGGATGGAGGCCTCTTCTTCTGTCAGATCTGCCACAGAGACCTGTCACACATGACTCCTGATGGGCGAACACAGCATCTTAACAG GTGTTTAGATAAGAGTGAAGAGAGCGCCCCagccgctcctcctcctcctcctcctcctggtgtCCCTGACTGTCCCATCTGTGGCAAGAAGTTCAAGTCCCAGAAGAGTCGCTCAGCCCACCTGAAACGCTGCTCCTCAGACCTGGGTGTGCCTCCAGCTGTGTTGCTGGAGGCTCTGCAGAGACAGGCTGAGGAGACCCAGAATGCCCTCACTACTAACACACT TGCACAAACTGGAGGCACCAAAAGGAAAGCCCCCCCCAAGCCAGGCCTTCCAGTGAGGAAGAAGCCCAGGAAGAAGACTGATCCCCTGGATGAAGACACCATGGTGGCTCtggctctgtcctcctccatgCTGGAacaggagagggaggcagggagaaaGTTACAAACTGAGATTGCTGCTTCTCACACCTCCATGGCTCCAGAGCTGAAGTGGAGACCAGATGCAG GTAAAGGGCgtgggaagaagaaaaagggcGCCGTCCCTCGTCCTCCTCCGCTCCTCCTCGTTCAGGATGCTCAGGAGGCCCTGGTGAGGCTGCAGGAACGTGTGTCTGCTCTCCTCCTACGCACCCGGCCCCCCACTCCCCCCACCCCGACCTGCTGCCCCAGCAGTCTGCCTGGCTGCAGCGGTGCTGCCCCCCTCTGGGAGAAAAGCGCACTGCTGAACAGCagctccacctgtctgtctgatttcTACACTCCAGAGCTCAGAGAGTTCATCACGCCTTGGGAATCGACAACG ACTAACAAAGCCTCCTCCAGTGATGGCAACAGGCTGGAGTCTTCTCTCCAACCTGTGAGTGAAGGAACTCCTGTTACAAGGACCAGGTCCTCCATCCTGCCATCTTCTGCCCAGACTGTAGCCTCCTCCCCGGCTCCCTCCACCCCAGGGACAGGGCAGCTCCCAGTGGGCAGCCAGACCCTGCGGGACCTGATGGAGGTGGCTGAAGATGGCATGACCCTCACACAGTGCGGATATACTACCTCAGGCCCCGATAAag ACAAGCAGAGCCGTGTCAGTCTGTCCACAAACCTTCATCTCAGTGGCTTTGtgctggaggaggcagaggagcaaGCTGATCTGTGTTCGAGCGGCTTCCTACCAGaaaccatacacacactctcagaggACACACGCAGCCGAGATCAGCCAAGAGCAGATATGGAGCAAGGCAGCCACCGATCA gTGGCACTATCCAGACTGGCCTCAAACCTCAGCAGCATGGTGAACAATCCTCAGCTCAGTGATTTGCAGCTCCAGGTGGACAGTGGAGAGGTCTACTTTGCCCATTCCTTCATGGTGTATGCTCgctgccccctgctggcagAAATG GTACATGAAAGTGGTTTTGGGGTGCGGGAGGAAGGCATGCCTGCAGCCCAGAGGGTGTTGATGAGTGACGTCCCGGGACAGGCAGTGTTCACTCTGCTGCAGTACCTCTACACAGCCCACTGCTCCATCCCAGCGTCATTGCGACCTCATGTACTGGAGCTGGCATCCAG GTTTGACATGCAGGAGCTACAGCAGCTTTGTGAGCTCCACCAAGAGGAGGCAGACGACATGAACCATGAGGAGAATGTCAACGACCAAACAGGCCAGGCCTTCATAGAGCTCCTCCGCTCTATGTGGACTGAAGAGGACGAGGAAGACGAGGGGACGGATACAGATGGAGCaaaggatgaagagagaggTTCGGAAGAGAACGGTCAAACTGATGATGTAACATCTGGTGAGAGGGAGATTTGTGAGGAACAAGTGAATgaggaagagctggaggagatcTATGAGTTTGCTGCCacgcagagaaagagagaggaggagaaaaacagcgtggaggaggaggaaaaggtggatgatggagaagatggagaagaagtTCTCGCAGAGCTGACAGAACCTAAAAAAGGCCTCAGTGAGAAAACCCCAAAGCTGAGCTCTCAACTTGAGCCAGACCCCAGCCTGGATCGCAGCTGCAGTCGCCTCTTCACAGATTCTTGGGGAGTCTACGAGGAAAAAgacccctcttcctcctcatcctcaacCTCCGGCCTGCCAAAGACACATACCTCTCAATCTCAGAGAGGCCATTCCTCTCATAAACCTTCATGCAAATTCTCCAGCAGAACTTTGCTTCATTCTTCACCAAGCTTAGTTGATGACCTTTTCCCCAGCCCTCCACACAGTACATCCAACCTGCCTATCCCAGGCCTGTCCCCTGCACAATTGGGCAattggggtggtggtggtggagacaAGGGAACAGATGCTGCTGAATGGGAAGCGGTTAAAGAATCTCCATCTTTGAAGCGAGAAAGCCAAGGTCCTCGTAGTATTTGCGTTGCCGTTTCTCCTGGTTCACCCTCAAAAAAGGAGGAACCTGAGCTCATAGTTTTGTCTGACTCGAGCGAAGAGATGGAGGTAGATCTTGCTGTTCTTAGCTCCCGCAGTCCTTCGCCACGTTCTCCTTGCACCGTCCAGAACCTGCAGAGCTACACCCGGATCAAACCTCAGTCAGTCCCGAGATCTACTGGACCCACCGTGGAGAATAGAGTGTTCAGTAGTTTAGAGTTCAGTCCCGGTGATCCACCTGCAGCCTCGGTTCAACGTCATCCAGGTTCCGGTTGTGAGCAGAGTCCGGTAGACTGCTCTCCAGAGGTTTCCTGGCTGATCCCATCTACACCAGTGCAGCCCGGAagatgcagcagctccacacagACTAAAAGCAGCATGTGCAGGACGCGGCTGTTCCCTAAAGGTGATAGCTCCTCACCCtcttctgcttcctcttctcctgGTCCACGACTTCACAACAGACTTAAGACCTCAAGCAGTGGAACCAGAGCTTCTGCCCACGCTGGCCCAACAGAGAGCAGTGTTCCTAGGTTGAAACCAGATGAGGCTGGTCCTAATAGCTCCAGCTTGGATCTTAGCTTTTCCCCCAAAGGAAAGAGTAATTATAATTCAAGTAAGAGTAGAGAAGAGTTTGCAGCTCCCCTGTGCCAACCAAAGTTCTCACACCTCTCAAGCTCGACTCACTGTCATCCCCTCCAAGCTTCCTTAAATACGGATACACCCCTCCACATCCAGCCACAGCCTCACAGCAGCACACCTCTGCATACAGAGCTCGACCCACGACCTGTCCTTCCTGCTGCCTCCCCGCTCCACAGTAGTCTCAAAAAGCAGAGGTCGAACAGCCAGGGAAGGGACAGGGCGCCATCGGAAAGCCCAGAGAAGACAGAGCTAGTGAGCTTCCATCTCTCCCCCTTGTCCGACCCTTCAGATCTaccttcctcttcatctcacaGAGGTCTTCAAAgttcacagagacacagcaagTCCTCCAGTGAAAGTGGATGCTCTGTTGAGTCCAGCAGTCAGAAGAGGACAGGAATAAGAAatgaggaaggagaaggagaaacagagtGCCAAAATAAAGACACGTGCGATGAAGGAGAgcaagaagaagcagaagaagaaggcaGGGAGACAGAGGTTGCAGAGTCCAGTTTCCGACAGAGCTTCATGGATGAGCCTCCCATTGCTTTTAACGACTCCTGGGGCCTAGATGCCTGCGTGGAGGCCAACCCAGGCTGCTTCAGTCTGAGGCTGGAGGACAGCACAGGATCCAACCAGCAGGAGCACAGCCAAGGACAAAGAGACGCGCCCAGGTCATCATCCTCTACAGACTGTCCATCTCCACCGATGAACTCCTCTCCATCCAAAACCCATAGTGCACCACCAATTGCCACCATACAAGCTCGTACAAGCTCGTCCTTCACCCCGACACCACCAAACCCTAACAACAGCTTCCTGGACTCCAAAATATGGGACAGCTGGGTGGAGGAGGATGCGGTGGAGGCTCTTCCACTCTCACAGAGGGTCAACCCTTCTGCTCAGCTCAAAACCCCAG TGTCATCACGCAGTAAAAAACGTCGCTCCTTGGTGCCTATCACTCCCATGCCTCACTACTCTGACATGGACACACCAGAGCTCAAGAACAAACTCAACAG GTTTGGTGTTCGGCCTTTACCGAAGCGCCAGATGATCCTCAAACTGAAGGAGATCCACCAGTACACCCACCAGCTGGTCAGCTCAGACTCTGAGGATGAGGCACTCACTACAGGGCGCGCTGCTCAGAAGCCCCCTTCCACCACTTCAGCAGGCGCTGGCAGCAGGCTGGTCTCCTGCGCCCGGACAGTGACGTTCAAAGAGCCCAGAGCGCCCGCCGCCATGAAAcacaaaggaggagagggggaggaagagctGCTTTCTGCCTCACAGGGCTCTAACACCTCTTCAACTGCTGCCAGTGAAGAATCTGAAAG GAAGCACCCAggagtcaccaattaa